The genome window cccagaagtgggggggggaatggagattttgtagtatccttcccctgccatgcccatcaagccacaccaggcccaccaagccaagctcacagaaccggtagtaaaaaaaagttgaattccaCTACTGCACCCATCTCCCCGCTGCATTTACTCCCTGTGCCCATCTTTTTAATTATCgtatgtttattgtttatttttgttgttttgttgctttactattatttttgcattttgttttatttattaattttgttttaccGTTGAAAGCTGTCCAGAGCAGCCCTATGGCAAGATTGGTGTCAAATGGATTCAGTAAATATATAGGAATGACCACTTAGAACTCAAAGGTGGGAGTGAAGATGGGAGATAACTGTGTTATTAAACCACACCCCTTTTTATATGTGCTCAAGTGTGACGTATAAAAAGGGGCGCAGCTATGTTGTCAGCATCATCTTGAGCTCTCCAGAAAACACTAATGAACAGAGCAGCTTTAAGGAATGTTTATcttacacacacagatacactcTTCATATATTTACCGAATAACAGGAGTGGAAAACAAATTGAAAAGTACGGTAGTAAGTGATAATGcggaaaatgaaacaaaataaaccCTAAAGTAATTAAAATGTCAAACCCCACCAGCCTTATTAAAAATAACTTACTACAACTGAATAATATTGATTTACTTATTTATCAAGTTTATATAGTCTCCTCATCTcacaaacagtggtgggttgcccccagttcggatcggttctatagaaccggtagtaaaatcagtGGGAGGcgccacccactgacccaaacgtcatcaaaacttttctgcacatgtgcagaagaatgCGCGCGAGCAGAGCAAGCGCGAGCATGGTGCGAGCGCGGGcatggtgcgaaccggtagtaaaggtaagtagagcccACCCCTGCTCACAAATGAGATGGCTTAGTGGTACTTTCCTAGCTGTGGCATCCAAACGAATTGAAGTTGTAAAGTAAGACAGGAAAGTTGTGGACTTTCTTGTCTTACTTTACATTGAGTAAAGTAACACATAGAACCCTGTTTGCTTTCAAGGTGGGCTGTCTGATTAAGAATCCTAGAAGAGACAGGAGGTGCCGTAGGTTTTCTGAATTAAGGAAAGGACACGTCTCTGTGGTGATGAAGATTTGTGTAGGCTTCTACTGAGAATAAGGTATCCTCCTTCAATAATGAGTAGGTGTCTTGTTGCCTAGGTTTCTTTTCTCACAGGTTTTTTCTTCACAGGGGAAATCCAAGCCAGTTAAGATTTTATCAAGACTGACACTAGTGGTTTCTGATCCATCCCACTGCAACGTTCTGGTAAGTTTCTAAAGCAGTTTTTGCAAGCTGTTTTGCTTCACAATCCTTTGTTAAGGAAGGGGTGTGGGATTTGTCTTGCTACTTGGTAATAAGAGGAAATAGCTGAAGGCTGTTTTCACTTTCTTGTAAGGGTGACCAGTGGAACTCTATTCCACTAGAAATAGGAAAGGGTAAAATGTAATTCATTATTataattgttgttgctgttgttattattatggttatGGTTAATCTTCAATTCGATTCACGGTCTGGGACTTAAAATCAGTTCAAGttctaaccaaggacctaagtaGCATCTGAGTAGATATAGGCAGTTCCGAGTATGGTAGTTTTTTGCTAAGTCAGGATATTCAGGTCCAATAAGTTTAAAATTTCCATGTATCCAGGCAGTCCTTTTGGTATTGCTCcaagggatgatgatgatgatgatgatgattggatTAATcatattctagtcctgcctcagataTGAAGGCTGGTTGGGTGACATTGgctcagtcattctctctcagcccaacctacctcacaggactgCTTCTGGTGGGAaaagaggatgaggaaggagtattaggtatgattgttgccttgagttatttataacaataataaaaagtgGGATAAAAGTAAATAGATGAAATAATGTAAAGAACCTCTGATAGAGctctttggaaatatttttccattttaaacttgttaattttatttctcaaaacattgttttgaataattaattatattgtaTGAATCCTAAACATTTCTTTATTATACAGTGTTTTCTATGTGCTCACCTATAATCTCTGAACCTATAGTTTGGACACATAAGCACTTTcacagttgtttttttaaaatcataagtAAGGCACAAGTAATATATCAGGTATGTTAGTAAGATAGGAAATAATACTTTTGCAAGTGttcatataaaaattatatcAAGTCATTTTGTGGtgaattttttattcatttagcaATTCCTTATGTGCAGCTTCTAAAATTAACGTAACATCTTCCTCATACAAATTAATTTTTGAGCAACTTGGTGATGAAGAAGAATTGTTTTATGATCGATCTGTAATATTTACTATCATCAATTTATCTTTGCTCCATATAGtgagttttaaaaaatgtagtcCCTAATCTGCGGCTGCTTCATGTTGCTTCAGTAattttttataacctttttttatcacatctttatttttttataaataactcaagatagtgACCTATTAAAGATGTTCTGGGTTTATTTTGAGTAATTGAAATCCTAAGAGTTTGACAAAGAGTCTTTGTTCCATTTGATTGATTTCACAGTGCTAGCAACAGCTTTGATATTGAATGGAACAGCTTATAAATGCAGTCTGTTGTTTGGCCACTGAATTACTCAATATTTGTGTGTGCTACATAAGCCACAAGTGTTCTTCATTTTTAATCTGGTAACAGGttatattttgttttggttttttgtttttctatacCCAGAGAGCGACATCCACAAATATCAAATATTATGACATCTTTGCTGTATTTCCTAAGAATGCGAAACTCTTTCACGTAAGTGGGCCTTTCCCTGGCATGGGAACTAAAATGTAAACGAGAGGGCAAAGGAAGAAAGATAGAGTGAAAGTTTGCTTGCTAATACCAAGTACAAGTAAGCCTTTGGGTTACGATCCTAATTGTGGCCGGAATTTCCACTACTAAGCaaaacggtcattaagcaaaacctCACATGGCTGCTTCTGGAGAATTGGAGGAGTGGAGGTGAGTAGCACTAACAGGGCCTATCCGGCTCAACTCCTCCTGCAGGGCCTAGCAGCTTCCACCATGAGTTGCAGAGCTTATGTTTGGCTTCCAGGAAGCATTCATCCCTCCACTTCCTCCAACTTTGACGCCACCCCAAATAGCACCTGTCCTACTCTCACCACTTTTACCCAGAGAGATGCTGTCTCTCCATCCCATTGCACTCTCTATGCTctgcaacaggggtctccaaccttggtccctttaagacttgtggacttcaactcccagagtccctcagccagctttgctctgggagttgaagtccacaagtcttaaagggaccaaggttggagacccctggtctgcaaGATAGAGTCTTGTGCTGGCATCAGGAAATGAGGCTCCTCTGCTTATACCACCAACCTGCCTTCGCCAACTCCATCCTGCTGCCAATTCTCTGGCCAGCCCCTGATGAGCTTCCTTGGTCAGAAGAGGCTTTGCTACCTTGCTTCGCGAATGCCTTGGGCATTCTGGGGCTGCATCTTCATCCAGTGCCTGAATCCCAGGCCAGCAGTGGGAGGAAGACTCCCTCTTCCTCCCACTGCTTGAGGATGGTGGATTGCAGGGTGTtcaaagggcagagatggggagAAAGTAGGTGGTAgtttgcccaaggcaggagaactTGACTGGCTGATCACCAAGCACCCAAagtttggtcacatgactgtggggacacTGCAGTGGCCAGAATGTCAAGAACCAGTCATAACTTCTCATTTGTTCACCTCTATACAAATGGTCATTgcctgaggattacctgtatccatAGATACTTCTTCAAGTGGAATACcagctgttgtgaccgaggcccaagtagtgattaccaaacacaattcagaacaaacttattttaataaaacagctgagaattaattcattctcggcttagtccaaaacaaattcttcataaacagtcctttggccttatcaccaaacttTGTTGTCTTTGGTAACCTGCcataggcttttcttggcaaaccccccacaaagttcaagagacactgacaagaagcaacgttgcttttccacaaagaacccaatggctggttgctgctcttttaagccttatgggagtggccaatcatcttctggccttactcccaagttgtcctttttgcttcagctgctcttgccttctggcagcttttctcatgcgtgcactaggaacaggcttctcctgttcctctgcctctctgctgtccgcctctgaaggctccagagtccacgcattgctcccagatggccctggccccatctctgcccctgatgcagagccctcgtccgggccttcccctgacttcaggactggcccatcatcctccccagcctcctcactgtccgactccgctgccaggtccacaggctgctggaggaccacaacaccaGCATCCATTGAAACCTTGTTTGCAAGTCACCTATAgctgggctgtcaaactcgcggcccacaggccagatgcatcacgcgctggccacgcccacttccATTTTAGCAAAGAgtcgtgatatgtcatgtgacactgtgtgtttgacacccctgacctataggGTTCCAAGCTCTTGTCCTCAAGTAGAATGAAGTTCTCCAGAACTTTTGCAAAATTATTCCTTGAAGGGAATGGTTGGCTTTCTAGGTAGGATAGGGAAGTCTTTCTGCACTAATTATGCTAATTATTcactaaatatgattaaatatgattaaataaaataaaataatgccggTATGTAGCAAGTGGAACaaaatttacatatttttttcattgcaCTTCCATTGAAAATTGCTTTGCAATTTGCATGGCAATTAAATATTGTTAATACAATTGCGCTCCATGTTAATTATCTCGAGATCCCAGGGCGTTGGAGGGGAAAGTATCGGTGATGGTGCATATAAATTTTGCAAGATGGCAGACAACGAGCTGCAACCATAGGTAGGACCACTTCTTTTCCATTTGCTTGAAGCTTTAAAAAGAACTTCCCCGGAGTTCCTAATTATACAAATCCTATCATGTctaactgtggttgttaaatctttaaaacacacacacacacacagagtaactGCCTTCTGGGAGAATTATCacaatgtattttttatgtacactgagagcttatgcgccgaagacaaattccttgtgtgtccaatcacacttggacactcctattctattctattctattctatggtattctattccattccattctttctttctttttttttatttattcaaatttctattctattctccattctattctttattattctattctgttcctattcctgttctgttctgttttgccaGAAAGTTGGGGCTTTTGCATAGCATCTATCCTACAGCTAACAATCCACTCTTCAGCAGATGGCACTCTTGCTTTGATTATGGAGACTGAAAATTGTCATATACGTCTCGTAATAGTAATAAAgaatccttccctttctttctgctAAATCCATTGTTTATATTTCTGCAGGatatggagagaaaaaaattaggGCTTTTGTCCCCCAAAAGCTTTCACAGCATATTTGATCTTGGTGAACATTGGGTTACAGTTTTGTTTTTGGTGGGAGCTTTTTACTATTTCTAAAAAACCTTTCAGAAGACTGGCTCTGTTTTtctgtgttgatttttttttaaattctctttttGAAGAATGATGCTGATAAAATGTCAGAGAATGGCAAAACGTACATGGCAATCTACTTTATAAAGTTCTAAGTGACTCACGGGGGGAAccaagaaagttttttttccaaTCGTAGCTAACAATAGCAACcactaaaaatatattttccctaGATTAGATTGCTGAttaggaaaggattttttttttatcatgtgacTTGTAAACTAGGCCCTACCACTGATCACAAATTTCTGGGCTAATCCTGTGTGCAACTTTCTACCATTTTTTAGTGAATTTAACTGCCTTCACACAGGAATATATAGGAGGAAGTATCATAAAAGTCAAGACAACAAGTGCAACGGGTTGGATGTGGCTGGCTAGCTGATGGAAGCTGGATGGTTTATAGCCTGTTTTGCAGTAGAAGATTTGAGACTCCAACTTTGTGCAATATAACTTGGTCTTTCTATATTGTCCTGCTAAATATTGTGCTGCTCATGTTGGAAACACAGTCATTTCTGCATGGAATAGTTTCTTTTGGAGTGTATTGTCTGACCATATGCTTTCCTAATGATAATTTAGGTGGCATGCACAACTTTAGATGTAGACTTGGTGTGTGTTGATGTGACAGAAAAGCTGCCCTTCTTCATCAAGAGACCGTCTGTCAATGTGGTAAGGGGGCCCTTTAATAAACGTCTTGACATTTCTCTTTGCGGGTTATGAGGTGGATAGAAACTGACACATTATTGGCTGCTTTCACATATAACAGTAAACCTTGTTGTGATTTAGTCAGATTCACACATGTTAAATTCAACACCACACCTTGGAATAAATTGCATGGTATTTTCAATAGCTAACTACATTTAGTAGCCAGGACTTCTTGTAGCTTACAAGTTCTGGCTTGTTTTGTTTGTGACTTGTTATCCAAGTTACTGGAGCCGGTCTGATGTCATATTTGAGGCAATCACTTCATCCCAGGggctcctcttttttttccctatccGCCCCCATTTAATTCAACtgatgatttttttccttttttttgtaaaGGCAATAGAGCGAGGTGTCTACTTCGAACTTATTTACGTTCCTGCCATCAAAGACTCCACAATGCGACGGTATACAATCTCGAACGCCTTCAGCCTGATGCAGATCTGCCGTGGAAAGGTGAGATCAAAAAACAAGGAATGTTCGCCCCATGTCTTCTATCACTAGAGTTCCCAATTATCTGGTTTGAATTGATGGAACATAGGTTGCTTACCCCTATATTTTGGAACGCTGAGTGATGCAGAGGTGGGGGATttgaaaaagtcaaaatggcagccagacCATTTAGCCAAAGGCTCAGCCATTCTAATGTGTTGACACGTGCacgaaggaggaggggagaggatcgAGGGAAGAAAGCCAGAGCTCTGGCTGTCTGATATTCTGTTAAACATTTTTCCAAACTTGAAAACAACTGAAGGGCAGGCTTCGAAGATCTTTTCAAAATTATCTAAACTGTTTGCAGGCAGCCCACTCTAAGAAAGCGACCAAGCCTTCCAGGGGGTGTGACGTTCGCACCAGAGGCGTGTCCTCTTTAAATAAGCAAACTTTATCCCTTCTTCAAGACCCCCTTCCATACTCTTCActtgaggaggaggggaaaggattgAGGGAAGAAAGACTGGCTGGCAAGCCGTTCGCACCGGCAAAGTTTAATGCGGGAGGCTTTCCAAGCCCGAAACGGGGCGGGGGTGTGTGAAGCATATTTTCAAGGAAGgaaaaccaagaaagcccagttgccttttgaaaagtgtCTTtgggaaagaaatcaaagaaaatatcTAAGCAGTGAGCTGCGTACAGGGCCTTTTGGCAGAACACAAGGTGCTGAGGCAGCCTTGACCACTTGCTACCGAAAAAAGGGAGGGTTGCAATTGGTGCCCGTGCTTGTATAAATATGGGCATGCCCCCAATCTCCTCAGGAATGCTGCTAGAAATTTCTGAAAAAGGAATAAAGAATTCGTTTCTCTTCCAAGAAAATCACCCTGATTTCCTGCATTGGGGTTAAAATGAATTGCCAGAACTTTACTAAATTATTATGTTTACATATACACAACAAGACAATCTGTAAtcttaaagaaaatttaaaaaaatacaaatacaaactgagaaaggaagaaaaaacctTACCTTACATTTTAAGGGGTAGGGGGGAGAAGGGGAAACTTCTGAAATGCTTGAGGAGTATGAATACCAGTCTCATGAATGCGATTGTTTTAATTTAACATTGAATGGGATGGCTTACCAGATTTAGGTTTTGTagtttcttttaatgaaacgGACACAACATTAAAacgaaaaaggaaggaaggaaggagaaaaagaaataacgAAAAAAAACAAGTTAAGATGAGAGTAGgcgcataaaaaacaaaaataaagtatAAAGTACAATTTGGCGGTACTTACCCATGGAAACACTTGTGTGTTTTAAGTGTTATATGAATGTAAACATATAATGACGTTTTAATACTTGTTTTAAAATGGGATATTTTTCCGCCAGACATATCCACTTTGATTTGGCCTTGGAAGCTACCGCTGCCACTCCACTCAAAAGCTAGATATACATTAATCCTTTTTAAAGACTGATGTTTGAGTCACCTTCATCCTTTTACCTTGTGCTCGGTCTTCTAGATTTAAGCTTGATGGCAAGgaatgtccctccctccctcccagtgatgggtttcaaatttttttactactggttctgtgggtgtggcttggtgggcgtggcttggtgggtgtggcaggggaaggatactgtaaaatctccattccctccccactccaggggaaggatactgcaaaatccccattccctcccgatcagctgggactcgggaggcagagtataaatgggggctgggccagtcagaatttttactaccggttctccgaactactcaaaatttctgctaccggttctccagaactggtcagaacctgttgaaacccacctctgctcctttcctcctttccttccttctttccttccttccttctttccttccttcctcctttccttccttccttccttcctcctttccttccttccttcctcctttccttccttccgtcctcctttccttcctttcttcctcctttccttccttccttccttccttcctcctttccttccttccttccttccctccctccctccctccctccttttcccatTAAAGTAAGCAATAAatacaagaagaaaagaaagcttCTAGACAGTGAGAGATGAAAAATgatgagtttttttcttttcattctccaGTTCATTTCACACAGAGAGGGCAGTGTTTTAgctctttttcctcccaaaaCGAACATCCTGACATTTGGTCCGATGAGAACGTTTTCTGAGGATGTGGTGCTCCAGCACTTTGGTCCAATTATGTGGATTCAGTGCCTAAAATAAAATGACACTTGCATTGTTCTTCTTTCCTAGAATATCGTTCTGTCCAGTGGAGCTGAAAAGGTAAGGATGGGTTTAGGTGTCACTCTGATTCTTTTAAGGATCAGCAATTGTTTGAACGGATGCCGCCTCTATTTAAAGCAGCCGGTATTTGATTCAGCCGACCCATATTTGATTTTCTGTGGCTCATTCAGATACCCAAAATTCTCTGCTTCCTTCCCTCACAAAGTCAAGGGATCCTCTGTAcctcctagtgcaggggtctgcaaacttggctcttttaagacttgtggacttcaactcccagagttctgggagttggtccacaagtcttaaaagagccaagtttgcagacccctgtcctagcggATAATTACTCTTTTTATCCAGTGACTTGTCAAAAACTCCACTGGAACTTAGAGTTTGGCCATCCGTCCGTAAATACTGACTCAATGTAGATATGAAAGAAATCAGGAGGAAAATATGGTTCCTACTTGCCGAACATcatatgtatttaatattaaatCCCTGTAGCCTAATCAGGGATTAGTAGATCAGGGATTAGTAGATGTAGATGAGTCGGTCAGGTTTTCTGATCTCTCTTTTCCCATCATCACATTCCAGCCCAGGTGGGTGTGTCAAAAAATCCAAGATGGTGGTCATGACAGTGCATTCAAAGACCTCCCCTTTTGGACGTGTCAATATTGCTTTGACATGACCACCTTTTTGACTTTGTGGCACCCACACATATATCCACCCATGAATGTCACCGCATCCATCTGGCTAGATGGGAGGAGTATGGATGTGAACAGAGGGAAGACAGGCATGTCTGTCTATCTTCTCCAGTGGCTAATTCTGCATCCAGCCTTTGACACCCAAAATTTCATTAGTGAAGACAGGCAAAATACTTGCTgggccaggatagctcaggctgttaagaagcctgttattagaacacagtagcctgcaattactgcaggttcaagcccggcccaaggttgactcagccttccatcctttataaggtaggtaaaatgaagacccagattgttgggggggcaataagttgactttgtaaaaaatatacaaatagaatgagactattgccttatacactgtaagccgccctgagtcttcggagaagggcgggatataaatgtaaacaaaaaaaaaaagagagaatcctAAGGGGTTCATGAGATGCCCAAGAAAAATAGGAGGGGTTGGTTAAGTGTACTTGAGTTGGAAGAAAGAGGATACGATACAATACAATACGATaacaaaagaatggaatggaatcataactttattgtcactttgaatgcacGCTAattagcatacattaaaatgaaattttgttacaTAtagtctcaaagggtcaccacctccaatatacacttcataaacataactaaataaataaaaaattatgtagatatccacatatattatatgacacagagaaacaacacagtctatttcggatgtatacatgtttATGGCAAGAAGAATGAATCTTgagagtttaccagacggatggcatagggaaaaATGCTATTAACAGAATTGGGTAGTCCtagtagaaatacttcaaaacctcctccaagaggggagcaacagaaacagaaacagaaacagactgtaaagtggtgggtctctaacaatgctttgagctctaagcacatactGCTAAGCACATAGCAGTATCCAatcaagcttcctataatctcggctgtccttaccactctctgaatggactttctgtctgctgccaccaaaccagacagtgatgcgtttttgttaaaatgctctcaattgtgcctctgtagaaagtggccaggacagaaggagaaagatgtgctcttctCATCCAATGCAGGAAATGCAGGAGCTAGTTTGCACAGTTCACTAAGGACGACatgtggagagaccagttcagattaTTAGTTCAGATTCTATTACAAATACTTTGGCAAAAAATTGAATATTTCTTTATCTGAGAGAAAGCTGAGTTGTTACATAActaattgcagagaagagcaacaaagatgattaggggactggaggctagaacatatgaagaacggttgcaggaactgggtatgtctagtttaacaaaaagaaggactaggggagatatgatagctgtgtttcaatatctcgggggttgaacaagaagcaacaggtggaactgatcaaggaaagaagcaacttagaactaaggagaaatttcctgacagaacaataagtggaacgacttgcctgcagaagttgtgaatgctccaacactggaaatttttaagaaaatgttggataaccatctgtctgagatggtgtagggtttcctgcctgggcaggggttggactagaaggcctccaaggtcccttccaactctgttgttgttattattattataaaatcttGACCATTTGAATGGTAATTACATGATCCAGCTTGTCTCCCATCAAAATTAATGAACTGTTCGATGGTTGTAGGAAGAAGGCTTCTCTTGTATGGTCCAAATTATTGAGACTCAGAATGCAGTGCTTTAATTCTCAAGTATGCAATTACAATTTATGATCTGCATCTgtatccatctctttctctcctcttccacTTCTTTTATAGCCTATCCAATTGCGAAGTCCGTATGATGTGGCTAATTTGTATCCTTTTAAAATGAATCGATAAATCCCTGAACTGTGAAATATGCTATGATGTGTATCTGAAAAAAAGGGACAATCGGGCACAGAATAGCATCTCGTCCTTGAGTGATGTAAAAGTTTTGGAAAGGAAATGGCATACAAAACACGGCCAGCAGGATACTAGACCATGGCATTACTGATACGTCAGCAAAAACAggctagaaaaaaatagaatctgCCTTGGTTTGAACAATAGAATCTGCAGAGATTTGCCCTCAAGTGCGTAAATACTGACTCAGTTTAGAGTGAAAAAGGATCGGAGAAATAAAACCTGGATTTTCTGCCAGATATCAGATACATTTAATACCAAATGCCTGTGGTCAagaaaaagggatgcggtggcacagtggctaagatgctgagcttgtcactcaaaaggtcggcagtttagcggttcgaatccctagtgcagcgtGACAGGgtgagtgtcaggcctggaaaccatactagactttagggttccagacgctgccacatttttcccctggggGAAGAAGgtgggttgaggggtatggtaacattcttcaagcggtcaaggtcggatggtgttcacatctgcaggaagagtggcgagaagatattcgaatgaactgggagaatgtgggaccatgtgaccagcaaagaggtcagggggatgggactcttggggtttgtataactgggaaaagaatctggaagttcagttttggaatttcactcatcgtgtgccagtttcctcatgctagtaaagaactctgaaagacaatggcttctgagttttttttatgcagaagaggtttttctggaaccttgacagtgagctcccgttacttgtcccagcttctgccaacctaggagttcgaaagcaagtaaaaaatgcaagtagaaaaatagggatcacctttggtgggaaggtaacag of Ahaetulla prasina isolate Xishuangbanna chromosome 6, ASM2864084v1, whole genome shotgun sequence contains these proteins:
- the RPP30 gene encoding ribonuclease P protein subunit p30 isoform X1, yielding MAAFADLNIFYLPEKEALQKLVEAAAHLGYSTVAINYVVNYEEKKKEIVKPMTPAELFSSLPLVQGKSKPVKILSRLTLVVSDPSHCNVLRATSTNIKYYDIFAVFPKNAKLFHVACTTLDVDLVCVDVTEKLPFFIKRPSVNVAIERGVYFELIYVPAIKDSTMRRYTISNAFSLMQICRGKNIVLSSGAEKPIQLRSPYDVANLGWLFGLSESNGKAAVSTNSRAVLLHGEARKTACGVVYTVKKLQPPEEEEEEDDDDDDGAPLSKKAKTDL
- the RPP30 gene encoding ribonuclease P protein subunit p30 isoform X2; the encoded protein is MTPAELFSSLPLVQGKSKPVKILSRLTLVVSDPSHCNVLRATSTNIKYYDIFAVFPKNAKLFHVACTTLDVDLVCVDVTEKLPFFIKRPSVNVAIERGVYFELIYVPAIKDSTMRRYTISNAFSLMQICRGKNIVLSSGAEKPIQLRSPYDVANLGWLFGLSESNGKAAVSTNSRAVLLHGEARKTACGVVYTVKKLQPPEEEEEEDDDDDDGAPLSKKAKTDL